The following DNA comes from Microcella sp..
CGAGGAAGGTTTCGCGACGGCCCTCGGGCATGGCCGACGCGATGCGCAAGGCGACAGCGATCGCGCCGTGATCGGTGCGCCGCAGTTCGAGCCGCGCGAGGCCGATGCGTGCATCGTCGGGTGCGAGCAGGGCGTCGAGTAGAGCGCGCAGGGCCGTGCGCTGAGCGAGGTCGAGCTGATCGGCAAGTCGGTGCTCGTCGTCGACGCGCACCGGCTGACCTTGGGCGACTCGTTCGAGCCAGGTGCGATCGACGTCGGCCGTCAACTCGTCACGCAGGCGCTCCGACAGCTGCGCGGCCAGTCGAGCATCGCCGTCGCTGACGCTCCCCCGCTCGAGAACGCCCCTGATCAACTGCGTCGCGTCAGCGATGCGCGCGGTCGTCACGGCGTCGACCTCCGCGATGAGGGTTCCGTCGTCGGCCGTCTTCGGGGCGAGCTCCAGGGGGCGCTCGCTCCAGCGAGCGAGCCCGGAGGTGATGGCCTGCACGAGCAGCACGCCCCCCAGGGTGCCGATCACGATCGGGAAGAGCGCGATCATGGTGGTCGTGTAGGGCGGCCACGACTGCTCGTCAGGAACCACGAGCGCCAGCACGGTCACCGCGCCGACCACGAAGACGACTGCACCCACGAGGGAGAGTCGCTGCGACGATGCGTACGGTGCCATGGCCAGCAGGGTGAGCGAGCTGACGAGCGGTGCCCACCAGAGCTCGACCGCGAAGGGCTCACCGCGGTAGCCCCATGCCGACAGCACGAGCGCCGCGCTCGACAGCAGTGCAAGGGGGATGGCCCGGCGAAGCGTCAGAGCACCGCGAGGAGGTCGCGTGGCCACGTGCACGCCGAGGAGTGCGCCGACGGCCACGACGAGCGCCGCGACCTGCACGAGCGGCCGCGACCCCGCCTGCCCGCTCACGGTGAGCACGAGAGCGCCGTGCACCCCGCCCAGGACTGCCGCGGCGAGAGGAAGGTTCGGCGAGGTGAACCAGCTCAATGGGTCGGCATCCCACGGGCTGCTCGTCCAGGCATTGCGCCGGGTCATCGCTCGGCCTCCGAGAGGGGAACGGTCATCATGACGGTCGTTCCGTCAGGCCCCGACCAGACCCGCACCGTGCCGCCCACCTGAGCAATGCGATCAGTGATCGACGCGCGCACCCCGAGCCGATCGTCAGCGATCTCGGCAGGATCGAAACCGACACCGTCGTCGACGACGAGCACGGTCACCTGCCCGGTACGCTCACCGACGACGATCTCGGCGCGATCTGTCGACGCGTGCTGCACAACGTTGTCGAGGGCCGCCCGCACCGCACCCATGACGGCGTGACGCACGGGCGCAGACACGCGTCCGTGCAGCGAGTCGACTCCGCTGACGTCGATGCGCACACCGCTCCACTGGTAGTCGCGCACGAGACCCAGCACCGCGTCGCCCAGGGCACTTCCGGCGCTCGACGATGCCGGGGTGTCGCCGACCGACGCCGCGTCGACCACTCGCAGGTGCCCGCTGAGCACCGTGCGAGCGTGATCGCTGAGGGTGCCGGGCGATCGCGCGATCGCCGTCAGGTCGGCCAGCACGGTGTCGTGCACGACGCCGGCTGCCCGACGCTCGAGCTCTCGTCGACCATCGAGATCGCGCACTTCGCGCTCGGCCGCTCGCAAGGGCTCGAGTCGCCGCGCGGTCTGCCGCTGGGCGAACGCCAGCGTCAGATAGGCGACCGCAGAGATCGAGAACACGATGAGGGGCCCGCTGCCCGACCCGATCGTCGATCCGGCCAACGCCAGCCCCACCATGACGCTCGACTGCGCGACGACAAAGCCCACAGCCGACCACAGCAATCCGCTAACGGCGCTGCCACCGACCGCACCAACAAGGCAGATCGCCGTCGCCACGCGATTGATGAGATAAGGCCCCGAGTCCGCGAAGCCCGGGTCGGCGGCGAGCCCGATGACGGGTACTGCGACCGAGAGCACGGCCCCGCCGATCAGGAACACGGTCGCGGTGAGCACGGTCGAGCGCCAGATGAGCAGCAGCGCGAGCATCCCGATGCCGACGTAAGGCGCCACGATGAGAGGCAGGGTCTCGACGAGACCACGGCTCACCTGCACATCGATGACAATCGTCGCTGAGATTCCGGCGCCGACGAGCGCGATCATGCGCTGAGTGAGGGCGAGCCCGACGACGGTGATGCGGGCCGCAGCGACGCGGGGCAGGCCGACGTCGATCATGGCCCGCGCTCGTCAGACTCGGGTGCGACCACCGAGGGCGCGTTCGTCGATATTGCCCGCCTTATCGCGCCGCAGTTCTTTTGGCAGTGAGAACTGCAGGTCTTCTTCGGCCGTCTTGACCTCGTCGACCGTGTCGAAGCCCGCGTCTCGCAGGTCGGCGAGCACTTGCTCGACGAGCACTTCAGGAACACTCGCGCCCGAGCTGACGCCGACAGTGGCCACACCCTCGAACCACTCTTGCTTGATCTCGCTCGCGTAATCGATGCGATACGCGGCTTTGGCGCCGTACTCGAGCGCGACCTCGACGAGGCGAACGCTGTTCGAGCTGTTCGACGAGCCCACGATGATGACGAGATCGGTCTCGGGCGCAACCTTCTTGATCGCCACTTGGCGGTTCTGCGTCGCGTAGCAGATGTCGTCGCTCGGCGGATCCTGCAGGTGCGGGAATCGCGCGCGCAGGCGCCGCACGGTCTCCATCGTCTCGTCGACGCTCAGGGTGGTCTGCGAGAGCCAGATGAGCTCGTCGCCCTCGGGAACCTCGATGCGGTCGGCTTCGTCGGGGTCGTTCACGAGAATCGTGCGCTCGGGCGCGTGACCCATCGTGCCCTCGACCTCTTCATGGCCAGCGTGGCCGATGAGCAGAATGCGGTAATCCTGCTTCGCGAACCGCACGGCCTCGCGATGCACCTTCGTGACAAGCGGGCACGTGGCATCGATGGCCTGCAGCTCACGATCGGCAGCGCCCTGCACCACGGCAGGGCTCACGCCGTGGGCCGAAAAAACGATGTGCGAGCCCGGAGGCACCTCGTCGACCTCGTCGACGAAGATCGCGCCCTGCTTCTCGAGCTCGGTCACGACGTGGATGTTGTGCACGATCTGCTTGCGCACGTACACGGGAGCCCCGTATTGCTCAAGAGCCTTTTCGACAGCGATCACTGCGCGATCGACTCCGGCGCAGTAACCGCGCGGCGCGGCCAGCAGCACGCGTTTCGGGCGATCGACCGGCAGGGGAACAAGGCGCTCCCGGCGTTGCGGGATCACCGGGGTCGTCAGCGTCGAGCCGAAGGCGCCGTTCGAGATCGTGGTCACGAGCCCCAGTCTACGAGTGGCCGCCTGCACGTGAGCTTCAGCAGAGCCGACCTCTCGAGTCTCGCCGTTGTTTACTCCACATCTCGTCGCATCGTGGTGAGTGAGGCCGCGACGAGCAGCACCGCAGCGAGAGCGGCGAGTATCACGCCGCCCTGCCACCAGAGCAGAGCATCCACCTCCGATGCCGGTATCGAGGAATCGAAAGCGTTGAGCGAACTGAAGAGGCCGGCCCCGACGAGCGCATCCGTCGCCGCGCCGGGTAGGAACCGCCCGAGCGACGCCGACCACTCCCACACGTTCGCCACCAGGCGCAGAATCGGCTCGACGAACTGAGTGAAGGCGAGCACGATGACGATGGCAGCGATCTGGCTCGTCAGCAGCGCTCCGAGTCCGAGGCCGAGCAGCGACCACAGTGCTGTTGCCAGCAACGTA
Coding sequences within:
- a CDS encoding sensor histidine kinase, with the protein product MIDVGLPRVAAARITVVGLALTQRMIALVGAGISATIVIDVQVSRGLVETLPLIVAPYVGIGMLALLLIWRSTVLTATVFLIGGAVLSVAVPVIGLAADPGFADSGPYLINRVATAICLVGAVGGSAVSGLLWSAVGFVVAQSSVMVGLALAGSTIGSGSGPLIVFSISAVAYLTLAFAQRQTARRLEPLRAAEREVRDLDGRRELERRAAGVVHDTVLADLTAIARSPGTLSDHARTVLSGHLRVVDAASVGDTPASSSAGSALGDAVLGLVRDYQWSGVRIDVSGVDSLHGRVSAPVRHAVMGAVRAALDNVVQHASTDRAEIVVGERTGQVTVLVVDDGVGFDPAEIADDRLGVRASITDRIAQVGGTVRVWSGPDGTTVMMTVPLSEAER
- a CDS encoding 4-hydroxy-3-methylbut-2-enyl diphosphate reductase translates to MTTPVIPQRRERLVPLPVDRPKRVLLAAPRGYCAGVDRAVIAVEKALEQYGAPVYVRKQIVHNIHVVTELEKQGAIFVDEVDEVPPGSHIVFSAHGVSPAVVQGAADRELQAIDATCPLVTKVHREAVRFAKQDYRILLIGHAGHEEVEGTMGHAPERTILVNDPDEADRIEVPEGDELIWLSQTTLSVDETMETVRRLRARFPHLQDPPSDDICYATQNRQVAIKKVAPETDLVIIVGSSNSSNSVRLVEVALEYGAKAAYRIDYASEIKQEWFEGVATVGVSSGASVPEVLVEQVLADLRDAGFDTVDEVKTAEEDLQFSLPKELRRDKAGNIDERALGGRTRV